The Pseudarthrobacter sp. BIM B-2242 region GAGGATCACCGGTGCCGGACCGACACTCCGCAGCGTCACGCCGGACCCGGCCAGCTGCTTTTGCACCGCCGCAGTGAAATGCGCGACGGCGGTCCGCGGGCCCGTTACGGAAGCAATCCGGACAGCAGGCGGCAGCTGGAGTTCCATCCGGAGCTCTAGCTCACGCCTGGCGTACCCGGCCGGGTCCCACCGCAGCAGCGCACCCACGGCTGCGCTCTCCGTTGCCGTGATGACCACCAGGCCACCGTCGGATGCCGGACGGACCAGCGCTGCGGCGTTGAACCAGCGGCGGACGGTGTCCTCGCCGGCCCGGAGGTTCTCCCGGCGCAGCAGCGAGTCGCCGTCGAGCAGCAGCGCAGCAGCGTAGCCGCCCTCGGCGACGGGCTCGGCTCCTACGGTGGCCACCACCAGCGCACCGGCGCTGCCGACAGCGGCCTTGACATGGTCGCCGGAGGATGTGATGACAGGCTTTCCCGGGAACGCACGGCCCAGTTCCTCGGCGGTCCGCAGGACTCCGGTAGCGCCTTTTCGCAGCCTGCGCCCCGAGCAGTGCGGGCACTGCCAGGCCGGAGCCGGGGTTGAACACCAGCGGCACTGCGGGATGGCCGAGCTCCCAGTGGCGCCGGCCAGGGCCAGTGGCCCTTGGCAGGACTGGCAGCGCGAAGGCTCGCGGCACGTCTCACACACCAGCGAGGGCGCATAGCCGGCCCTGGCCACCTGGACCAGCACCGGCCCGCGTTCCAGGCCGTCCTTGGCGGCCCGCCAGGCGGCGCCGGGAAGACGCGCCACAAGGGCCAGCGGGTCGCGTTCCTGTTCAAAACTGTCGGCGGTGTTCAGGACGCGCGGAACCGTCCGGCGGACGATGGTCCGCTCCGCCTCGACGGGCATTGCCCATCCAGCCTCCACCAGCCGCTGCAGTTCGGTGCTCCGTGCGTGACCTGCCATCAGGCAGGCCGTGCCGTCCTGGTCAGCGCGCAGCAGGAGTACCTCCCGGGCGTGGGCGTACGGGGCCCGCTGTTCAATGTGCAGGTCGTTGCCGTCATCCCAGCAGGCCACAAGGCCGAGGTCCCGGACGGGAGCGAACGCTGCGGACCGGGTTCCGATAGCCACCCGCGCGGATCCGGCCAGCAGGCGCAGGAAATTCCGGTAGCGGGGAGTTGGTCCGTCGTCTGCGGTCAGGCGCGCGATGTCAGTTTCGGGCAGCACCTCGAGGAGTGCCTGTTCGAGTTGGTTGAGATCGCGGTAGTCGGGCACCACCACCACGGCGCCGCGGCCGGAGGCACGCACCGCGGCCACTGCCTCCGCGATCAGCCGCGGCCAGGCGCCGGGACCGTACCCCTGGAGAGGGTTGAAGACTGCCCGCGGGGATCCGCCCTCCCGCAGGTGGCGGACAAAGGCGGGCCCGTTGCGGTAGCCCGTCCAGCCAGTGGCGGGCGGGGCATCGGCGGCGGGGCCAGCGGATACTGCTGATGCTTCCGGTGCGGCGGTTGCTTCGGATGCGTTTTCCGCAGCGCCGTAAGGCACGGCACCGTACGGCGCAGCACCGGCGAGGAAGTCCTTCTCCAGCCGTGCCATCCTCGGCGGCACGGCAACGCGCAGGACGTCGCTGACCGTTCCGGCGTACCGGGCCGCAACAGCGGACACCAGATCCCGTACGGCGGGCGTGAGGACGGCGACCGGGGAAATCACTTTCTGCAGCGGCACCAGGGTGTGGCCGGCGTCGGACTCTGCGGTGCGTTCAATAATGAAGCCGCTGAGTTCCTGGCCACTGAACCGGACCTTGACGCGGACACCCGCCTGCGCAGCCTGATCGAGGTCGGCGGGCACACTGTAGTCAAACGGCCGGTCAAGGTGCGGCAGGGGCGTCTCGACGATGACCCTGGCAACCGGAAGGTGCGCGGCCAGCAGGGGTCCGTCCGATCGGGCGGCGGACGGAAACCCCTGCAGCAGCGACGGCTGGGCTAAGCCGGGAAGGGCAGTCTCACGAGAGGCCATAACAGCGCAGCCTACGCGTTAAAGAAGGCCTTCAGGTCGTCCACGCGGTCCAGCCGCTCCCAGGTGAAATCGGGATCGTCGCGGCCGAAGTGGCCGTGGGCGGCAGTCTTGGCGTAGATGGGGCGCTTGAGGTCCAAAGCGTCGATGATGGCGCGCGGGCGGAGGTCGAAGATTTCCGCGATGGCAGCACTGATCCGTGCGGGGTCCACAGTTTCCGTACCGAAGGTCTCCACATAGGTACCCACCGGGCGGGCCTGGCCGATCGCGTAGGCGATCTGGATCTCGGCGCGCTTGGCCAGGCCGGCAGCCACCACGTTTTTCGCAACCCACCGCATCGCGTAGGCCGCGGAACGGTCCACCTTCGACGGGTCCTTGCCGGAGAAGGCGCCACCGCCATGGCGGGCCATGCCGCCGTAGGTGTCCACGATGATCTTGCGGCCGGTCAGCCCCGCGTCACCCACGGGTCCGCCGATGACAAACTCGCCGGCCGGGT contains the following coding sequences:
- a CDS encoding primosomal protein N', with protein sequence MASRETALPGLAQPSLLQGFPSAARSDGPLLAAHLPVARVIVETPLPHLDRPFDYSVPADLDQAAQAGVRVKVRFSGQELSGFIIERTAESDAGHTLVPLQKVISPVAVLTPAVRDLVSAVAARYAGTVSDVLRVAVPPRMARLEKDFLAGAAPYGAVPYGAAENASEATAAPEASAVSAGPAADAPPATGWTGYRNGPAFVRHLREGGSPRAVFNPLQGYGPGAWPRLIAEAVAAVRASGRGAVVVVPDYRDLNQLEQALLEVLPETDIARLTADDGPTPRYRNFLRLLAGSARVAIGTRSAAFAPVRDLGLVACWDDGNDLHIEQRAPYAHAREVLLLRADQDGTACLMAGHARSTELQRLVEAGWAMPVEAERTIVRRTVPRVLNTADSFEQERDPLALVARLPGAAWRAAKDGLERGPVLVQVARAGYAPSLVCETCREPSRCQSCQGPLALAGATGSSAIPQCRWCSTPAPAWQCPHCSGRRLRKGATGVLRTAEELGRAFPGKPVITSSGDHVKAAVGSAGALVVATVGAEPVAEGGYAAALLLDGDSLLRRENLRAGEDTVRRWFNAAALVRPASDGGLVVITATESAAVGALLRWDPAGYARRELELRMELQLPPAVRIASVTGPRTAVAHFTAAVQKQLAGSGVTLRSVGPAPVILVGPAAALQGDDVRTLLFFPYGQAGTVTRVLRATKAAAAAKRSDEPVQVRLDGVDVL